From Antechinus flavipes isolate AdamAnt ecotype Samford, QLD, Australia chromosome 1, AdamAnt_v2, whole genome shotgun sequence:
ACTTACTTATGGGTTGTCTCTTTATAAAAATGGTTATTCAATCAACACAGTAAGAACAACTGTCCTGCTCTCTTCTGTGTTTTTGAATGATTGACTGAGATTTTAATTTTAGTGTCTTGACATTTATACTTGTTTTaggtttattcatttttcttaggACTACTTTAGCAGATTCTTAGACatttaggaatattatttaatcattgtcctttttatttttttcaatattgtcaTTTCTGAGATCTGTTCTATGACCTAGTCATTATTTAATATGTCAACGGAAGTTCTCCGTTTAGGTTTATATTTTTAGCAGTGATCCCTGAATCAATTtgcattcttatttctttagggAATGAAAGGATATATGAATTATTTCTGCCTATTTACCTTTGTCTGCAGGATGTCTTTATCTCAATGGTTAATTTTTATAGAAGTTCCATATGTGaaaaagaaatatgcatagtCCCCTGTTGCCCCATTTCGAAGATCCCATAAAGCTTTTACTTCCAATTGCTTTAGTTCATTAATTCTGCTTACATTTCATTCTACATTTCTTCATGTAGAAGAGGTAGCTCTTTCCTTTTAGTTCTCTTGtagtttcctttcctctcttgcCCTTCAACTAAtcctcttcattaattttttaaattccatccatttttcttccactttCCAAAGAGGATTACGCTCCTCCTTGTCATTGTCTATCTTCTGTTTTGCCTAATTTCTCGTCCTCTGGGTCATACTCCCCTTACTCTTctggtctttctctttttcctgttcACTTCATACAATCAGAAGCCTCCAAAGTATCCACTCTGAGCTCTGACCTGTAAATGCTTTCTGCCACTGGTTTTGGGACAACCCCACAGATTCCTCTTTCCCATGGTGCCTTCCTTTCAGAATACTGTGTATCACAGCAGCTTCAGGGAAAAATTGACTCCATAGCTGGAAAGATTTCCTCTTGATATTTGCCCTCTATTGTTCCTTTACCTTTCTTCCACATTCTCACATTGTGTGAGCCAATCTTGGCTTTTCAGGCACCAAACCCCTAAGCCTCAGGGAGAAGTCCCTTTTGTCCTCTAAGAATATTTTTAGTGGAACTCCCTACTATCTCCAAAGTCAAGCCTTTTCCTTTTTGCACCTTTTCAGTCTTTCCTCGTTCCTCCCCCACTCTCTAGGGGCTCTTCTCTTTCCAAATCCATGGAGTTCATGTACTCAGttcccatttttctctcctgTTCTCCATCCTTTCACTCTGTCTTCCATGATTCTCTGTTCTCCAAGTTTTAGAACACAGCTCTCTCTTATTATCTGAccccttcttctctgtctcctttacttGATGTTAGACTCCCCCctttattatggaatatttactttttattccttATTCTAAAGCTCCCATCTACAGGATAGGTTACCCTGGATTGCACCCTCAGCTGCACTCCTTTCTGGAACCCAttcttccattccttcccctTATCTTCTTGGTTTGCATTTGTCCTCCCCTGTTCCAAACTCAGTCAGTTCCATTGTATGAGAAGGTCTGTCTCAAGGCTTGTAGGTACATTTGAATGAATTGCTAAAGGCGACCATTGCCAGGCTGGCAGTTTGTAGCCCTGGGTTTGGTGTTTCTGTGAATGATCTGTGGATTCTTCCcattggaattttattttctctgtccaGAATTTCTTTCATGATTGCGTCCATTTCTAAAATTGGTTGTATCTTTCTGGGGAACTTCTTGGGGGTCTAAGAGCATGGGCATGCTATCTTTCCTTCCAGTGTACTTGCTTCCAGCAAGGGACAGattttctttgaatattaatTGTAGATTACTTCACTTTCCCCAGGCTGTCCTTCACTTTTGTGTATTTTCCTTTCCTgcctgttcttttttattttctttgggaagAGTAAATTCTCCATCTCCTTAACTTGGCAATTCACAAAAAAAGCCACAGGACccagaaggatggaaagaagaatGGGTGGGAAGGAGGCCTTCAATTCAGAGAAAGAGTGGAGAGCTCAGCCAGAAAAGTCCCAAAGTAGAGCCAGTGAGTAATGAGGAGACAGCTGAGCTTTCTCCTTCAAAACTGGTTGGGAGTGCATTATCCCCACCTTATATTGGTAAAGGGGGCTGTGGGGTGCTTGAGGTTTGTAGTAGCTTCTCTTGGAACAGGGAGGTAAGGAATCCATGATCAGTTATCCATCTGAATGGGATGGGGTGAGATCTCTCAGAAAATTGAGCAAAACTGGTCCCACCTTAAAGCTAACACAGGCCCAAGTTTCACCTCCTGCAGAATCAAGTGAGTCAATGGAAAACCCATCCACTCTCCATTGCCAAATCAGGTATTATCTAGTAAGGGGAGGTTTGAATTAATTGGCTGCCTTTTGGTTTCCCAGGCAGATTACCTCACTTAGATTGTATGTCCTGAAGCCCAGCCAATGGACTTGAAGGTCAGCAGGGGGGTGGGGGATTTCTGTTCTGGGGCTCTATAAGCCCTACTCTAGGCCTTTGTATCCACTTTTGTCTCCCCACATGGATTGCCCAAATGGGGAAATACTGTTCTAGAGAATATATAAGAAACTTTCTTTGTTCCTAGAGATGGCTCCACATTGGGTGAGGGTCATCTCTGTCTTACTCCAGACAAAACCTCCTTTGGGACATCCTATGGCTGCCCATAGTTCAGTCAGCAGGGGCACTCTGTCTCTTGGTGAGTTATTCCTTACCTACAATGCCATGTGCTATCTCCCCTAACTCCCAACCCCTCTTCTCCTTACAGATAACTCACCCTTTCAGGATTAGCCTGCCAGCTGAGGATgggccccaacctcatggggagGGGCccccctttctactgggtaattgtgagttccactgaggaccTTGTCTTTCATAGGCTCTCCCACTATATTTCACATTTACCAGTATTGTATCCCTTCACTTGGTCTGTAAGCTATTCCCCTCAATAAATCCTCCTTTTCCCAGAGGGAATGGCCATGGTGAATTCTTCACGTGGCTGAGCCCcacttttggtgcctgccatccTTTGGTGACAAACCCCACACCATCACTCAACACTATAAAATGCATTTGGGAAAATTCAGTCAGACTCTTACTGACCCCAGGGTCAGATCCAGGAGCTGACTCTGATACTCTGAAATGGTCTGACCTTTGAGCAGATCCCTTCTCTGCTTTGTTTCTGGCTGTAAATTAAGGGTTAGGATTCCCTTATTCCTAATTCTGAAATGTCTTTTAGCTCTACATCTCATGACTTTTGCTGCTTTAGGTGTTGGTGACATTCAgggatgtggctgtggactttACCCCCGAGGAGTGGGGCCTCTTGGACCCTCCTCAGAAGCAGCTGTATAAGGAGGTCATGCTGGAGAATGCCTGGAACCTGCTGTCCTTGGGTAAGGACATTTCCCCTGCTAACTTTGAATCTGCAATCAAATAGCCTATTGTTATGCCCTAGAGTgcagtttttttttggggggcagtaCCAGTTAGAAAGGAGAAAGTGCTGGTTGGCTGTGTCCAAGCAAGAGGGCCCTCCTGTATGTCTTTACCTTGGATGATAGGAGCACATCTCAGAGATTATTTTGACTACCTCTAAGTGGACACAAATTTGTCTGCCAAAGCTCTGGAAATGTCTCAGGCAGCTTTCCCTTAACCCCTTGCTCTTTGGGATGTCTCTAGGATTTggaatattcttctttttaatggCCACCAAATTTTAGCCCTTAATACCTAGTTGTCCCCAGTACAGAAAGTTTGTCCATAATCTTCCTTCTTGCCCTCAAATTCTAGAACAAGTGGTGGGAAGGATATGGAAGGGAAGCAGCATTTCCTTTGCCAGGTGCTGTGCCTGATGCTTTCTGTACAGCACTGTGGCAACAATGTTATATAAAAACAACTTCCAGCAAGTAAGTTGTTATTATAAGTAACAAATTAATCAAAAAGCACAAATGAGCAAagatgctatttgcatccagaggaagaactgatggcTAGAAATATGTAGAGCATAAgttgacatatatatgtatctgcatGGTTGCGTAGGTATACCATATATATTTCTCTGTAATGGCAGACACCTCTTGGGTGGGGGCAGGAAAGTGAAgggaaaacatttataattttgttgtctatttgaAAGTAACAGCAATTTGTTTATGTAGATTTAGCATGTCGTGGtccattatcttttaattttactatattgtggaaatgcttgtttctaaattaaagctaaaatatgTCTATTCAACATATCACCCTTGTAATTTAGGTGATGTTGTTAATTCTTTTtgagagtaaactgaggcaaacagtttaatATACTTACCAGGGGGTTAAGCTACTCAATATCCAAGGCCTAATTTAAGCTCAGATACTGCTGCCTCTATGCCCatgtctctctccactcccttaCCGGGTCCACCTATGTCTAGATAATGGAAACTCTGGAATGAGTCTGTCCTTCTCTGAAGAAGGGGTTCCAGGACTAAAGTCCCTCTTGATCTTGTTGGGGTCACTCAGGCCCAAGAACCCTTTGTACCCAGGTCTGGGGTTAGAAGTTTCTGCTACAATGGAACCTAAGAGGATAGGAGGTGGGAGAAGAGCATTTGCCTCTTTCTGAGAACACCTTGTACAACAGCATGATGGGGCAGACCCTATCATGGGTTACTAGTTACAAGCACTAGTGGGTAACCATAGactcatatatttgaaaataagggGATGAATCTCTCAATGGAGCAGCTCTGGATCCTCACCCCTTCCCTAAAGAGATCTAAATTTCAAgcttctttccttcatccctaACTGCTTTCCATGCCCAGGGCTTCCAGTTCCCAGACACGATGTGATCTCTTATTTTGAGCAAAGGGAAGTCCCCTGGATGCTGCACCCAGAAGGCTCGAGGAGCTGCCCTCCAGGTGAGTGAGGAGAAAGCAGGGACATAAGAGTTGTGCTTACAAGAGACTTCTAGGAGCCACCATGAAGTGAAAGCTTGGTTTGGGGGAGGAAGAATAGTCTTGGAATATTTTCAGATATGTTTTGTCATTGGCTTCCTGGACTAGtcactgaatctcagtttcccatctataaaatgagaggcttcCACTTCATGGCCTTGTGGGTGCCAACTCCCAGTGATCATCTGTGGTCCTATAAGGGTCATTGCTTGGAATCTGGGGCAATGGAATTCTCCTGAAGGAGCCAAAAGGGCTCAGGTTGTCCGAGGTGAGCCATTTCTTAGGACTTCCAGTCAGCAAACATTGTGGACCTGCTCCATGCTGGGCCCTGGGCTAAGTACCAGgaacagaaagagatggaggggaCATCTGCTCTTGTGGAGGTCACAGACTGGGAGGGAGACAATCTACCAGCAACTCTGTAGAAACCCTCTGTGGACCaggaaaattgtttaaatttagtGCCTTAGGAGGTCACTAATTAGTGAGATAATAGTGGTTTAAGGAGAGCATAATTGGGGAGAAAATAGTCAACATGAAATAAAACAGTGAGCATTTGTAggacacctactgtgtgccatgcACTAGATAAATATGGTCTCATGTTATCCTCATGAGAATCCTAGATCTTAGGTGGTAGTATTaggctcattttagagataaactgaggaaaacagaaatcCTACAACTGGACTAGCAAGCTTCTGAGATGTGAATAAAACTGGATTCTTACTGATTCTAGGCCCTATGCACAGTTTTTCCACTGTTCCCCCAGCTCTATTCTGATTCTGAAACTGATGTGATGAAAATGGTCACACATGTGTAAAATAGAAGAATCAAACAAGGTATCATGGAGAGAtgaagttttactttttaaaactctaaccaattaaatttttgctaattattatttttaaaaatttctatttctattggcCCATGACAAGTATTGCGTTAATAATGTACACAAATTCATTGAAAGGTCACTCGcaaatgttgtttttatttctgtagtAATGTTTAATAAAGCAAAGGAACCTTTAAAAGGATAGAATTTCACcagatatttttctgttttttctaccACTGGTAAAGTGGCTACATTATTACTAACCCATGTTGCCAACCAATGTTTTTGATAAACTGCCAGATAGAAGAAGAGTAACATAAATAGAGGATATGCTCAAATTAGAAAATGACCTTAGCATCTCAGTGAGTGGTATGTCAAGGTCCATTTTGGTAGAAAGGTTGTAGACTTCCATGATGATTTCATGATGGCTTCTACTGTGCATTGCTAGGGACCATGGTTTTCAGGTAGCCTGCTCTCACTGCTGCAAGAATGGAAAGCCAGACAGCATCTAGATCTGGTGGTTAATGGTTTGATGAGAAGTGATTACTTTGTAACCCAGAAATGAGAGAACTATTCTGGTGCAATGAGAGACAGATACTGAGGGTCCTTTCATGCATGTGGCCATTTGTACTTGAATGTTCAATCTTCCTGGAATTTTGGAAGCAATTTTGTCCCAAGTCgagaaactgaaagaatataTTGCACTTAGAAGCCCTCAGAGTTTGATGTAATTAGTTCAGGATTccccaaaacaacaaaattctGATCATGGTAGTTTGAAATCACTGCAGAAAGATAGTTGTTGAGGTAGATAGATGCACATACATGTCCCAGAAGACAATTTACCACTTAAGGTGCTACTGACAAATGTTTGGGTTAAATCTCCtggggaattttttaaaattgtgtttgttAAAAGGATAACTAAGAGAATATGatgataattgtttttaaaaaaaaggaataattaataGCTACatggaaaaaaggaataattaatggctatatggaaaaaaaaaacttatgccttagatgaaatataaaaatctacatgaaaaaataaaaagtgttagTATTCTGAATGTAACCTCACataatgtaataggaaaaaaaaattgaaagtgatCACAAAAAAGTGACAGGAAGTATTGACAATGTAGTTAACGTGTCAAGTACTGTAGGCAGAACATTTCCAATCACAGGGTATAAATTCCAGTCTCTGCTGCTGGGATTTGAGTTAAAGTCAGTCAAGCATTCTGAATTGATGGCCTGAGCTGTGCACCCAGTGAGAATGAAAGCCCTTTCTTTGTTGTCACAGGTTTATTATGAGGATCCAATATATTTGTGCATGAAGCTCATTAGAAATTCAGTCATCCTTGGGATGTTAGGtaatggaatttttaaatgattgattcTGCCCTCTTGGGATTTTGCTCGTTATCTGAGGAAATAGAGAATAATTGAGTTTCTCTTCTACTGATAGAAGGAAAGTGAAATAAATGTGTGGGTCTGAGTGTGTCTTTGTGAGTGCATGCCTGCATGAATATGTGTGGGTGTGGAGTGTCtgtctttgttttattctttgttgtctttttttttttttctccagaaaaaaagatcAGACTTGAAATGAGGAAACCTACTACAGAGCAAAGCCTTTCAGTGGTAGAATCTCTCAAGACAAGATTCATCAGTgatggttctgctaacttcatttGGCAAGAGATCTGTGATGAACCTGAGAAGGTCCACAttggagagaaatcttatgaaCATCACCGaagtggaaaggcttttacagaaAGTGGAGCTCGTACTAGACATTTACAGAGAATTTATACTAGAAAGAAAcattatgaatgtaaccaatgtggaaaggcttttaaaaatcggagagctcttactgtacatcagaggatccacactggggagaaaccttatgaatgtacccagtgtggaaagacttttagacaAAATGGAGCTCtcactgtacatcagagaattcacactggggagaaaccttacaaatgtaaccagtgtggaaacaCTTTTAGACAAAAGGgagctcttactgtacatcagagaatccacaatggagagaaaccttataaatgtaaccagtgtggaaaggcttttagagacaAGGGACCtcttactgaacatcagagaatccacactggagagaaaccttataaatgtaaccagtgtggaaaggcttttagagataagggagctcttactgtacatcagaggattcacactggagagaaaccttatgaatgtaatcaatgtggaaaggcttttcgAGAAAAGGGACCTCTTactatacatcagagaatccacactggagagaaaccttatgaatgtaaccagtgtggaaagacttttagacaAAGGGTAGCTCTTACTGCACATCAGAGGAGCCACACTgtagaaaaaccttatgaatgtaatcaatgtgaaaAGGCTTTTAGAAATCGGAGAGCTCTTACTGCACATCAGAGGagccacactggagagaaaccttatgaatgtagccagtgtggaaagacttttaggaGAAAGGAAACTCTTagtgtacatcagagaatccatactgaagagaaaccttatgaatgtaaccagtgtggaaagacttttagacaAAGGGGAGCCCTTAatatacatcagagaattcacactggggagaaaccttataaatgtaaccagtgtggaaagacttttataagAAGGCAACCTTTTACTGACCATCAGAGAGTTCACACtgaagagaaaccttataaatgtaaccagtgtggaaaggcttttacaagaAGGGGAactcttattgtacatcagacagtccacactggagagaaacctcataaatgtaatcagtgtggaaaggcttttagaaaaaGAGCATCTCTTattggacatcagagaatccacactggagagataCCTTATGAAtataaccagtgtggaaagacttcTATATAAAAATCTGGTTTTTACCAGTTCTGTGATGAAATGTAACGACattaaaataaggaagaaaataaattagggACATAATACTGGGAGAAGATGATATGGTGCTGATGCCTTCCATACTTAGCCTTGTCTTGCTATAATGCTTTAGCGaggtgaggaaaataaaaatttccttggGATAGCAGACAGCTTCTTGGGCATAATGgagctttccttttcttctggtcACCTGCTTGAAAGGCATGCTGGTCGAATGGGAAGATCTCTacttttggagtcagaggacatggGTTAAATTTATGTTCTTTggaaagtaatttaactttttaacGGTGCATTCAGGTTAGGATTTGTGAGGTCCTGTTTAGCTttttggaggtctctggaccagccttcgtttcagcagagTACTCACCAGGAGAATAGCTAGCAATGGagtcaaaaatctttattgtctccttcaaagtcccgtctccttgcctggggcttgggctagctttctggaggtcctctggaatgtgTCTTGGCTTCTGTGgggaaggcaggaggaccaccatgaTGGTCTCTGTCTTAAAGTCTCCCTGTGTCTGGGAGCTTGTGCTCCAACCTCCAGTCCTCTGTTTTTCCTAAGTCTGTTCCAGTTCCCTATGGTGGTGGGAGATGGAGTGcatgtctctggctgagtttgttccagcttatatattctattataattacatcacaGTAGGTGTGAATCTattagaactatattaagtactaagtacatgtactgaactagagaactattaatcgccatgctaaactagataaccgttgtcttatcaattccactgagttaacagcttgttgtaagaatttctccagaattctgcaTCATTacagttattatttaaaagactTATATTTCTATGGGCTCATGACAAGTATTGCATTAAATGGCAGATGTACTCAAAGGTCCATTACAAATATCGCTTAAtgttgggcttttaaaaaataatgtttaatatataaaataacttgtAAAAATGATAGGATTTCTTCAGTTACTACTTTGGTATTACACTGGTAAAGTTGCAACACTATAACTGAAACTTTTCTAAATGATCAACTCATGTTGACAaccaattcttttgagaaactgCCAGATAGAAGAAGAGTAACGTAAACAGAGGAAAGTTCAAATTAGAAAATAACTTTACCATTTCAATATGTGGCAGTAAAATAGAAGTAGGAGCTCTTATTAGATGTAAGGTTATGCATATTGGAGAGAAactatgaatgtaaccagtgtggaaaggcttttaaagaaagagaatctCTTTAGTGCATGTGAAAATTCAACCtggggaaaaatgttttaaatgtaaccaATTTGGATTGGCTTTTACAAGAAGGGAATCTCTTACTGGATATCAGAGGATTAACCCTGGAGAGACATCTTATGAAGCCTATGTTGACTTTTAGACCAAAAGGAgctcttattgtacatcagactatcca
This genomic window contains:
- the LOC127545922 gene encoding zinc finger protein OZF-like, which produces MGPRSLRPPQVLVTFRDVAVDFTPEEWGLLDPPQKQLYKEVMLENAWNLLSLGLPVPRHDVISYFEQREVPWMLHPEGSRSCPPEKKIRLEMRKPTTEQSLSVVESLKTRFISDGSANFIWQEICDEPEKVHIGEKSYEHHRSGKAFTESGARTRHLQRIYTRKKHYECNQCGKAFKNRRALTVHQRIHTGEKPYECTQCGKTFRQNGALTVHQRIHTGEKPYKCNQCGNTFRQKGALTVHQRIHNGEKPYKCNQCGKAFRDKGPLTEHQRIHTGEKPYKCNQCGKAFRDKGALTVHQRIHTGEKPYECNQCGKAFREKGPLTIHQRIHTGEKPYECNQCGKTFRQRVALTAHQRSHTVEKPYECNQCEKAFRNRRALTAHQRSHTGEKPYECSQCGKTFRRKETLSVHQRIHTEEKPYECNQCGKTFRQRGALNIHQRIHTGEKPYKCNQCGKTFIRRQPFTDHQRVHTEEKPYKCNQCGKAFTRRGTLIVHQTVHTGEKPHKCNQCGKAFRKRASLIGHQRIHTGEIPYEYNQCGKTSI